The proteins below are encoded in one region of Rhododendron vialii isolate Sample 1 chromosome 7a, ASM3025357v1:
- the LOC131334762 gene encoding uncharacterized protein LOC131334762, with protein MPDVHVLVNDFVVKLRKRKIEGSKATAKQTAELLRSVISQQRMPHVNQAGALIDAIMMVGEQLIAANPVELAVGNIVRRVLHIIREEDLSLATAAIGGLNLSAESDEDDDVDRDDHPVLSAAAVAAAARSTLRPPSLQALLEDVPNPAAVPRSSSSGGDSEGKSKSADKTSKSWKLKHNVIEAVNELIQDISTCHEQIAEQAVEHIHQNEVILTLGNSRTVMEFLCAAKEKKRSFRVFVAEGAPRYQGHVLAKELVARGLQTTVITDSAIFAMISRVNMVIVGAHAVMANGGVIAPIGLNMVALAAKRHAVPFVVLAGIHKLCPLYPHNPEVLLNELKSPSDLLDFGEFSDCMDFGSGAGSHLLHVVNPAFDYVPPKLVNLFITDTGGHNPSYMYRLIADYYSAVDLVVQRRPAS; from the exons ATGCCGGACGTGCACGTTCTAGTGAATGATTTCGTGGTGAAGCTCAGGAAACG TAAAATCGAGGGGTCAAAGGCTACGGCCAAGCAAACTGCGGAGCTACTTCGGTCCGTAATTTCACAGCAGCGAATGCCCCATGTAAACCAGGCCGGGGCTCTGATTGATGCTATAATGATGGTCGGAGAGCAGCTGATTGCTGCAAATCCTGTTG AGCTTGCTGTTGGTAATATTGTGAGGCGTGTTTTACATATAATTAGGGAAGAGGATCTTTCTCTCGCGACAGCTGCTATTGGCGGGTTGAATTTATCTGCTGAAAGTGATGAAGACGACGACGTTGATCGTGATGATCACCCAGTTTTGTCAGCTGCagctgttgctgctgctgctagaAGCACTCTAAGACCACCTTCGTTACAGGCTCTTCTTGAAGATGTGCCTAACCCAGCCGCTGTTCCTCGCTCGTCTTCTTCTGGGGGTGATTCTGAAGGGAAAAGCAAAT CTGCTGATAAAACTTCAAAGAGTTGGAAGCTAAAGCATAACGTCATTGAGGCAGTTAATGAGCTTATCCAAGATATCAGCACTTGCCATGAGCAGATTGCTGAGCAAGCAGTGGAGCATATTCATCAAAA CGAGGTTATATTAACTTTAGGCAACTCAAGAACAGTAATGGAATTCCTCTGTGCTgcaaaggagaaaaaaagatCATTTCGGGTGTTCGTTGCAGAAGGTGCTCCAAG ATATCAAGGGCATGTTCTTGCAAAAGAACTGGTTGCAAGAGGATTACAAACAACAGTCATTACTGATTCTGCCATTTTTGCTATGATTTCCCGAGTGAACATG GTTATCGTCGGAGCTCATGCCGTTATGGCCAATGGTGGTGTTATAGCACCcattgggttgaatatggttgCATTAGCTGCCAAAAGGCATGCTGTCCCTTTCGTGGTGCTTGCTGGCATTCACAAG TTGTGCCCCTTATATCCTCATAATCCAGAGGTCTTATTGAATGAGCTGAAATCTCCATCTGACCTTCTGGACTTCGGAGAATTCTCAGATTGCATGGATTTTGGAAGTGGTGCTGGTTCTCATCTTCTTCATGTTGTTAATCCTGCTTTTGACTATGTGCCTCCAAAGCTTGTTAATTTGTTTATTACTGACAC AGGAGGGCATAACCCATCGTACATGTATCGCCTCATTGCGGATTATTACTCAGCTGTTGATTTGGTAGTGCAAAGGAGACCTGCTTCTTGA
- the LOC131334767 gene encoding E3 ubiquitin-protein ligase DIS1, whose translation MASGNAYFEDIRSSPEVVDPPQNEDMMDVGEHVNDPAQTALKPNVTVSSSVRELLECPVCLNAMYPPIHQCSNGHTLCSGCKPRVHNRCPTCRHELGNIRCLALEKVAASLELPCKYQTFGCIGIYPYYSKLKHEAQCVFRPYNCPYAGSECTVIGDIPYLVAHLKDDHKVDMHNGSTFNHRYVKSNPHEVENATWMLTVFSCFGQFFCLHFEAFQLGMAPVYIAFLRFMGDDNEAKNYSYSLEVGGNGRKMIWQGVPRSIRDSHRKVRDSFDGLIIQRNMALFFSGGDRKELKLRVTGRIWKEQ comes from the exons ATGGCATCTGGAAATGCTTATTTTGAGGACATCCGGAGTAGTCCTGAGGTTGTTGATCCTCCTCAAAATGAAGACATGATGGATGTTGGTGAACATGTGAATGATCCTGCTCAAACTGCTTTGAAACCGAATGTGACTGTTTCCAGCAGCGTTCGTGAACTATTGGAATGCCCAGTATGCTTAAATGCAATGTATCCTCCTATCCATCAG TGCTCAAATGGTCACACATTATGCTCTGGTTGCAAGCCCAGAGTGCATAACAGGTGCCCCACTTGCAGGCATGAACTTGGCAACATCAGATGTCTAGCTTTAGAGAAGGTGGCTGCATCACTTGAACTTCCGTGCAAATATCAAACCTTTGGGTGCATAGGCATCTACCCGTACTACAGCAAGCTAAAACATGAAGCCCAATGCGTATTCAGACCCTACAACTGCCCCTATGCTGGATCAGAGTGTACAGTCATTGGTGATATTCCTTACCTGGTGGCCCATTTGAAAGATGATCACAAAGTTGACATGCACAATGGCAGTACTTTTAACCACCGTTACGTCAAATCAAATCCGCATGAAGTTGAGAATGCAACATGGATGCTTACG GTATTCAGTTGCTTCGGGCAGTTCTTCTGTTTACATTTCGAAGCATTCCAACTGGGTATGGCTCCTGTCTACATAGCGTTCCTGCGATTCATGGGCGACGATAATGAGGCAAAGAACTACAGTTACAGTCTTGAGGTGGGAGGGAATGGAAGGAAGATGATTTGGCAAGGGGTGCCCAGAAGCATAAGGGACAGCCATCGGAAGGTCCGGGACAGTTTTGATGGTCTCATTATCCAACGCAACATGGCTCTCTTCTTCTCAGGAGGAGACCGTAAAGAACTAAAGCTCAGAGTTACAGGAAGGATTTGGAAGGAACAGTAA
- the LOC131334753 gene encoding putative disease resistance RPP13-like protein 1: MAIAEIFLAAFIQVVFEKLASRDLLNFARRERIDDLLTRWSRMLGEIDAVLADAEEKQMRTDQRAIKMWLEDLEDFAYDLDDILDEFSTEALRRHVLKESQASTSKVRALIPTCCTRFNPTTIAFASRMRSKMDEITKRLKDLFDRRIGLGLQIVGAGHPTRPTQRPPTSSFIHEPRLYGRDGDQKVIIEFLLSDQSNNGKFDVVPIVGMGGVGKTTLAQMVYNNEMVKKHFEIKAWVSVSEGYFDIMGLTKAILESITSHTCDLKTLDQVQDQLKSALAGKKFLIVLDDVWDKNHGDWSKLQSPFSNGALGSKVIVTTRLRDVALTMTGTDKYHLLKELSEDDCWSVFAQLAFQNSGIEASPKLVSLGRKIVKKCRGLPLAARTLGGLLRCKLRGDEWEEVLNSKMWELSDEESDILPALRLSYYHLPSHLKKCFGYCSILPKDCEFEEKELVFWWMAEGLIQKPNGQKQMEDLGREYFRELLSRSFFQLSSNGGPEVSLFVMHDLINDLAQFVASRICLRLGENPENNEDDKNITKARHSSYIRGHRDGIKRFEAFRKAKNVRSFLPFGLRDRDNISTSFLTSDVPLHLLPSLKRLRVLSLRRYRIRELPGSIGDLKHVRFLDLSCALIATLPESISTLYNLQTLILRNCKNLSKLPANMSNLINLRHLDLTGADSLQDMPPKIGELTCLQTLSNFIVSQDEGSTINELKNLIHLRGTLCISGLENVADVLDASMANLKDKLGLDVLLMKWSNVSDKSCNETIESNVLNMLRPHINLKELTIIGYHGPAFPTWVGNSLFCNMVSLKFKNCENCISLPPLGQLPSLENLHIQGMKAVKNIGPEFYGLGCSNPFPTLQILTLEDMPEWQDWSHFGVEERAQAFIRLSELSIKRCPKLLGKLPFHIPRLKKLEIEECPLLVFAWAPSPTELNQVRNTLHFEALISLSLTHVLIPDSWNPKVGNEAMLENARYSHLSSLISVTVENIKGLRCLPGWFLQGLTGLQELSIRGCQELTSLWKNEVRHRIPALRCLKIEKCPQLISFCEEDENKDNEEGLQQHEELPYLMMLEHLEIKSCEKLERLPQELHNLNYLQDLIIFDCPCLLSFPKEGLPSTLTTLHIRNCDALLSLPELTMLNSLEILKVRGCPSLTYLSCSKTGLPPTLKSLRLKNCGNLESILAEEGMKIHCPSLEYVSIHDCESLKSLPELMQNNYDGGCLRNLRQLKIYDCDNLESIPEGWFTASNLRELQIYWCEKLKGPSYRVYNNLTFLQKLFVDNCASATGLVSCILNNAQFTNLTELGIFNVDMGNKPRSEWGLHRLSSLTTLVLGRYGGASFPPEEKDGMMQWLPPSLTTLRINRFPNLEKLYCKDFHNVPSLGELEIWSCPKLTIITELGQLPSLSELWIWNCPNVESFSAEDQAFRLPPSLLLLYIYRCPLLEERCEKKKGQYWPFISHIPQVHIDGRLQDTMPQF; encoded by the exons ATGGCTATTGCGGAAATCTTTCTCGCTGCTTTCATCCAAGTGGTATTTGAGAAATTGGCTTCACGTGATTTGTTGAACTTTGCACGGAGGGAGCGGATTGATGATCTGCTGACGAGATGGAGCAGAATGTTGGGAGAAATCGATGCCGTGCTTGCAGATGCCGAAGAGAAGCAAATGAGGACAGATCAAAGGGCTATCAAAATGTGGCTGGAGGATCTCGAAGACTTCGCTTATGATCTGGATGACATACTTGACGAGTTCTCCACTGAAGCTTTGCGACGACATGTGTTGAAAGAGTCTCAAGCTAGCACCAGCAAGGTACGTGCCCTCATACCTACTTGTTGTACGCGTTTCAATCCAACCACCATAGCTTTTGCTTCTAGAATGAGGTCCAAGATGGACGAGATCACAAAGAGGTTGAAGGATCTCTTTGACCGAAGAATCGGGCTTGGCTTGCAAATTGTTGGTGCAGGGCACCCTACTAGACCTACACAAAGGCCACCCACTTCATCTTTCATACACGAACCTCGTTTGTATGGTAGAGATGGGGATCAAAAGGTGATAATAGAGTTCCTTCTAAGCGATCAATCAAATAATGGAAAATTTGATGTTGTTCCGATAGTGGGTATGGGTGGGGTTGGGAAGACCACGCTCGCTCAAATGGTCTACAACAACGAAATGGTTAAGAAACATTTTGAGATTAAAGCGTGGGTATCTGTCTCTGAAGGGTACTTTGACATTATGGGACTGACAAAAGCGATTCTTGAGTCTATTACATCTCACACTTGTGATCTTAAAACCTTAGATCAAGTTCAAGATCAATTGAAAAGCGCTTTGGCTGGGAAGAAGTTCTTGATTGTTCTAGATGATGTTTGGGACAAGAACCATGGTGATTGGAGCAAGTTACAGAGTCCTTTCAGTAATGGAGCCTTAGGAAGTAAAGTCATAGTAACAACACGTCTGAGGGATGTTGCATTGACAATGACCGGAACCGATAAATATCATCTCCTGAAGGAACTATCAGAGGATGATTGTTGGTCGGTGTTTGCACAACTTGCATTTCAAAATAGTGGTATAGAAGCAAGTCCAAAATTAGTTTCACTTGGTCgaaaaattgtgaaaaaatgtCGAGGCTTGCCTTTGGCTGCAAGGACACTCGGTGGCCTTCTACGGTGTAAGTTGAGAGGTGATGAATGGGAAGAAGTATTGAATAGTAAGATGTGGGAGTTATCGGATGAGGAAAGTGACATTCTTCCAGCTTTGAGATTAAGCTACTACCACCTCCCGTCACATTTGAAGAAATGTTTTGGATATTGTTCTATTCTGCCTAAGGATTGCGAATTTGAGGAGAAGGAACTAGTTTTCTGGTGGATGGCAGAAGGCTTAATTCAGAAGCCAAATGGACAAAAACAAATGGAAGATCTTGGACGTGAGTACTTTCGTGAATTGCTATCGAGATCATTTTTTCAACTGTCAAGTAATGGTGGTCCTGAAGTCTCACTATTTGTTATGCATGACCTCATCAATGATTTAGCTCAGTTTGTTGCTAGCAGAATTTGTTTAAGGCTGGGGGAGAACCCCGAAAACAATGAGGATGATAAAAATATCACCAAGGCTCGTCATTCATCCTATATACGTGGCCACCGTGATGGCATAAAAAGGTTTGAGGCCTTTCGAAAAGCCAAAAATGTGCGGTCTTTTTTACCATTTGGATTGAGAGATCGAGATAACATTTCAACATCCTTTTTAACAAGCGATGTTCCCCTCCATTTGTTGCCGAGTCTTAAACGTTTACGCGTGCTTAGCTTGAGAAGATATCGAATCCGTGAACTTCCAGGTTCAATTGGAGATTTGAAACATGTCAGGTTCCTTGACCTTTCATGTGCCTTGATTGCCACATTACCGGAATCAATAAGCACTCTTTACAACCTTCAAACACTGATATTGAGAAACTGTAAAAATCTCAGCAAGTTACCTGCAAACATGAGTAACCTTATTAACTTGCGGCATCTCGATCTTACAGGTGCAGATTCATTACAAGACATGCCACCAAAAATAGGTGAATTGACGTGTCTCCAAACATTATCGAACTTTATTGTCAGCCAAGATGAGGGGTCTACCATAAATGAGTTGAAAAACTTGATTCATCTTAGAGGGACACTTTGCATATCAGGTTTGGAGAATGTGGCGGATGTTTTGGATGCTAGCATGGCCAACTTAAAGGATAAACTAGGCTTAGATGTCCTGTTGATGAAATGGAGTAATGTCTCCGATAAGTCTTGCAATGAAACTATTGAATCAAACGTGCTTAACATGCTAAGACCTCACATTAACTTAAAAGAGCTTACCATTATTGGTTACCATGGTCCAGCATTTCCGACTTGGGTGGGAAATTCTTTGTTCTGTAATATGGTATCCTTGAAGTTCAAAAACTGTGAAAATTGCATTTCCTTACCTCCTTTAGGTCAATTACCGTCACTTGAAAATCTTCACATTCAAGGGATGAAAGCAGTAAAGAATATTGGTCCTGAGTTCTATGGGTTGGGCTGCTCAAATCCTTTCCCAACTCTACAGATTTTAACCTTAGAGGACATGCCCGAATGGCAAGACTGGTCTCATTTTGGAGTCGAGGAGAGAGCTCAAGCATTTATTCGCTTGTCAGAGCTCTCCATTAAAAGGTGTCCCAAGCTTTTGGGTAAATTGCCCTTTCATATACCTCGCTTAAAAAAGCTGGAGATTGAAGAGTGCCCACTGTTGGTTTTTGCATGGGCTCCAAGCCCTACAGAGCTGAATCAAGTGAGGAACACGCTTCACTTTGAGGCACtcatctctctgtctctcacgcATGTTTTGATTCCGGACTCTTGGAATCCAAAAGTGGGTAATGAAGCAATGTTGGAAAATGCAAGGTATAGCCATCTGAGCTCGTTGATTTCCGTTACAGTTGAAAATATAAAGGGTCTTAGATGCCTACCTGGTTGGTTTCTTCAAGGGCTGACGGGACTCCAAGAACTCTCTATCCGTGGTTGTCAAGAACTCACCTCACTGTGGAAGAATGAGGTGAGACACCGAATCCCTGCCCTCCGATGTTTAAAGATTGAAAAATGCCCTCAACTTATTTCCTTTTGTGAAGAAGATGAAAACAAAGACAATGAAGAAGGGCTACAGCAGCATGAGGAGCTGCCTTACTTAATGATGCTGGAGCATTTGGAAATAAAATCTTGTGAAAAGCTGGAGAGACTACCACAAGAGCTGCACAACCTCAACTATCTTCAAGATCTTATCATCTTCGATTGTCCAtgtctcctctcttttcccaaGGAAGGTTTGCCATCTACTCTAACAACACTTCACATTAGGAATTGTGACGCTCTGCTGTCCCTACCAGAGTTGACGATGCTGAATAGTCTTGAGATATTGAAAGTAAGAGGGTGTCCATCGCTCACGTACTTAAGTTGTTCCAAAACTGGGCTACCGCCCACTCTCAAATCTCTACGGCTTAAGAATTGTGGAAATCTGGAGTCAATACTGGCAGAGGAAGGGATGAAAATCCATTGTCCATCTCTTGAATATGTGTCAATCCATGACTGTGAGAGCCTCAAATCCTTGCCGGAGCTGATGCAAAATAATTATGACGGTGGATGTCTCAGGAATCTCAGACAATTGAAGATATATGATTGTGATAATTTGGAATCCATTCCGGAAGGATGGTTCACTGCATCCAATCTAAGGGAATTGCAGATCTACTGgtgcgaaaaactcaagggtcCGTCATACCGTGTCTATAACAACCTCACTTTTCTTCAAAAGCTGTTTGTAGATAATTGCGCTTCAGCTACAGGACTCGTGTCCTGTATTCTGAACAATGCACAATTCACCAACCTCACTGAGCTTGGAATCTTCAATGTTGACATGGGTAATAAGCCCCGATCAGAGTGGGGTTTGCATAGATTGTCCTCCCTCACAACTCTTGTCCTCGGACGGTATGGTGGGGCATCATTTCCACCCGAAGAAAAAGACGGGATGATGCAGTGGTTGCCCCCTTCTCTGACCACCCTGCGTATCAATCGGTTCCCAAATCTGGAGAAGCTCTATTGCAAGGACTTTCACAACGTCCCCTCTCTTGGAGAACTTGAAATCTGGAGTTGCCCCAAACTCACGATCATTACAGAGCTAGGGCAGCTTCCCTCGCTTTCAGAACTGTGGATCTGGAATTGCCCCAATGTCGAATCGTTTTCTGCAGAGGATCAAGCATTCCGTCTACCTCCCTCGCTTTTGCTATTGTATATCTACAGATGTCCTTTACTGGAAGAGAGGTGTGAAAAGAAGAAAGGCCAATATTGGCCCTTCATTTCTCACATCCCTCAAGTCCACATAGACGGCAGACTCCAAGATACTATGCCCCAG TTCTGA